In the genome of Leishmania mexicana MHOM/GT/2001/U1103 complete genome, chromosome 16, one region contains:
- a CDS encoding sucrose-phosphate synthase-like protein, whose protein sequence is MAKEWLIFALGTNNWQAPGQFAPGSGILHQGQHIAMNSLENCHCYSIWPSDLLKTPTDHDDYRVYEIPHPIPICESVGPQSSKRWHSMADEEVTSYCDNLLKECTDFIEYVEKKHGKRINLFLAHHCFMNPVILSEINERRVAQGIPKVPLVVFAHGTALKMYENEINKLPEFPMKYYDWIRGTKNIFESAAHVSGVFAVSGPQKNSFEKLFPLFPKERVAITPCGYNQLVFHPIQGMTREKAFGHMPQVLYDGFDATQLSSVQRHVGSDQCIPDVNAYDRVVVFCGRFSYWKRIDSVLKAASRWEKEDKKILTLIFGAGSQETRKLYVDMAYQMLGLKDTFFLGPQSQPDLANVYTVADVSVFPSHDEPFGLVFIECMGCGTPVIGAKSGGPLDFVNDQVGALVDEGTNDEVGERVYAAVKQALAEDWKKTKGPQCEQYAFKKFSLTSQGKLMLQFVESQFTK, encoded by the coding sequence ATGGCCAAGGAGTGGCTGATCTTCGCCTTGGGCACTAACAACTGGCAAGCCCCAGGACAGTTTGCCCCTGGGTCTGGTATTCTCCACCAAGGCCAGCACATTGCCATGAACTCACTGGAAAACTGCCACTGCTACTCGATTTGGCCCTCTGATCTCCTAAAGACCCCAACGGATCATGACGACTACCGCGTGTACGAGATTCCTCACCCGATTCCGATCTGTGAGAGTGTCGGACCACAGAGTAGCAAGCGATGGCACTCTATGGCGGACGAGGAAGTAACAAGCTACTGCGACAATCTGCTGAAGGAGTGCACTGACTTCATCGAGTACGTCGAGAAGAAGCACGGCAAGCGTATCAACCTCTTTCTCGCTCATCATTGCTTCATGAATCCTGTGATTTTGTCCGAGATCAACGAGCGTCGTGTCGCACAGGGGATTCCAAAGGTGCCACTTGTGGTCTTTGCGCATGGCACAGCTCTCAAGATGTACGAGAATGAAATCAACAAGTTACCAGAGTTTCCTATGAAGTACTACGACTGGATTCGCGGCACGAAGAATATCTTCGAGAGCGCTGCTCATGTCTCCGGTGTTTTTGCCGTCTCGGGACCGCAGAAGAACAGCTTTGAAAAACTgttcccccttttccccaAAGAGCGCGTCGCCATCACACCCTGCGGTTACAATCAGCTGGTATTTCATCCAATACAAGGGATGACACGCGAAAAGGCTTTCGGTCACATGCCCCAGGTTCTCTACGACGGATTTGATGCCACCCAGCTCTCATCTGTGCAGCGCCACGTGGGTTCTGATCAATGCATCCCGGACGTGAACGCTTACGACAGAGTCGTTGTTTTTTGTGGGCGCTTTTCTTACTGGAAGCGGATCGACTCCGTCCTAAAGGCTGCCAGTAGGTGGGAAAAAGAGGACAAGAAGATCCTTACTCTGATCTTTGGTGCCGGCTCTCAGGAAACTCGAAAGCTGTATGTGGACATGGCCTATCAGATGCTAGGGCTGAAAGATACCTTCTTCCTAGGACCTCAGAGCCAGCCTGATCTCGCCAACGTCTACACTGTCGCGGATGTTTCTGTGTTCCCGAGCCATGATGAGCCCTTCGGACTTGTGTTCATCGAGTGCATGGGGTGCGGAACACCCGTGATCGGCGCCAAATCCGGTGGTCCGCTGGACTTTGTCAACGACCAGGTTGGTGCCTTGGTGGACGAAGGTACAAATGACGAGGTTGGTGAGCGTGTCTATGCTGCGGTGAAGCAGGCTCTCGCGGAAGACTGGAAGAAGACAAAAGGTCCCCAATGCGAGCAGTATGCGTTTAAGAAGTTCAGCCTCACCTCACAGGGGAAGTTGATGCTTCAATTCGTGGAGAGCCAGTTTACCAAGTGA
- a CDS encoding putative protein kinase — MSTAGRYKHVVKLGEGTYGSVYKGTEIQTGKVVAFKRMVVTSDDEGVPGAAIREICLLKELRHDNVVDLFEVLFEPPKITMIFELCDCDLKRFMESRPKRLLDAEAEVRPILKQIFIGLEYLHSRSVVHRDMKPQNIFVNVRAPDFAALTASPSPHQDHQQPPPFSGVPTAVGGDVQSTAGSVGRPNLFAGGDSVSPWEAAAAPSNAPNQLIVKIGDFGLARVEEIPVKKYSHEVVTLWYRSPDVLMGSALYSYPVDIWSMGAIFFEMATSKVLFSGRHEDEQLLRMFWLLGSPTRETWPSMPSYPGTMERLERASRAAAERPDLRFGSDVTVQQQEQQAPSSQSHTGSRAPDLLTQIAHKRFYHSLKAIQQREESARSSANTYQLPVELWFDRPLFDEYMSATGLDSCVTTEGVDLLRQCLLYEPNHRITAAAAVRHAYLHAVPVPTAGALDVLMTSLLQTMEACHLL, encoded by the coding sequence ATGTCGACTGCGGGTCGGTACAAGCACGTGGTGAAGCTCGGTGAGGGCACTTACGGCAGCGTCTACAAGGGCACGGAGATTCAAACGGGGAAGGTGGTCGCGTTCAAGCGGATGGTGGTCACTAGCGATGACGAGGGCGTCCCCGGTGCCGCCATCCGCGAGATCTGCTTGCTGAAGGAGCTTCGGCACGACAATGTAGTCGACCTCTTTGAGGTCCTCTTCGAACCCCCCAAGATCACAATGATCTTTGAGCTGTGCGACTGCGACCTGAAGCGTTTCATGGAGTCGCGCCCGAAACGCTTGCTGGAtgccgaggcggaggtgcggcCCATTCTGAAGCAGATCTTCATCGGGCTCGAGTATCTGCACAGTCGTAGCGTGGTGCATCGCGACATGAAGCCACAGAACATTTTCGTAAACGTGCGCGCGCCAGACTTTGCGGCGTTGACGGCCTCTCCATCCCCTCACCAAGATCAccagcagccaccaccatTTAGCGGCGTCCCGACCGCTGTTGGCGGAGACGTGCAGTCGACTGCAGGCAGCGTTGGACGTCCAAACCTGTTTGCCGGAGGGGACAGCGTCTCGCcgtgggaggcggcggcggcaccgagtAACGCACCAAACCAGCTCATTGTGAAGATTGGCGACTTTGGTCTGGCGCGTGTGGAGGAGATCCCGGTGAAGAAGTATTCGCACGAGGTGGTGACGCTGTGGTACCGCAGCCCTGATGTACTGATGGGATCGGCGCTGTACTCCTATCCAGTCGACATATGGTCCATGGGAGCCATCTTTTTCGAAATGGCAACAAGCAAGGTGCTCTTTAGCGGCCGCCACGAGGATGAGCAGCTACTGCGCATGTTCTGGCTGTTAGGCTCACCGACGCGAGAGACGTGGCCGTCCATGCCCTCCTACCCCGGCACGATGGAGCGGCTCGAGCGTGCAtcgcgcgcggcagcggagcggcCCGACTTGCGTTTCGGCAGCGACGTGACAGTGCAGCaacaggagcagcaggcacCCTCCTCGCAGTCTCACACCGGAAGCCGTGCTCCAGACCTTCTCACGCAGATTGCGCACAAACGCTTCTACCACAGCTTGAAGGCCATTcagcagcgagaggagagcgctCGCAGCTCAGCCAACACGTACCAACTTCCCGTCGAGCTGTGGTTTGACCGCCCGCTGTTCGACGAGTACATGTCCGCCACTGGCCTTGATAGTTGCGTGACGACAGAGGGTGTGGACCTTCTGCGTCAGTGCCTCCTGTATGAGCCGAATCATCGcatcacggcggcggcggcggtccgCCACGCGTACCTGCACGCGGTCCCCGTCCCCACAGCGGGTGCGTTGGACGTCCTCATGACCTCTTTGCTGCAGACAATGGAGGCCTGTCACCTGCTGTGA
- a CDS encoding putative dynein light chain has product MDTKIKEPEGPCNLEYVRRYTQSLNYPLEKTSDMSEEMRVDCKEIVVNALEKHEDSYEMAAKYVKEQMDKKFGPSWHCVIGEGFGFEITYEVKHLMYMFHRGFIAIVVFKGL; this is encoded by the coding sequence ATGGATACCAAAATCAAGGAGCCCGAAGGGCCGTGCAACCTCGAATATGTTCGTCGCTACACTCAGTCTCTTAACTACCCGCTGGAGAAGACGAGCGATATGTCCGAGGAGATGCGAGTTGACTGCAAAGAGATTGTGGTCAACGCGTTGGAGAAGCACGAAGATAGCTACGAGATGGCTGCCAAGTACGTGAAGGAGCAGATGGACAAAAAGTTCGGACCTTCCTGGCACTGCGTTATTGGAGAGGGATTCGGATTTGAGATCACCTATGAGGTGAAGCACCTGATGTACATGTTCCATAGGGGTTTCATTGCTATTGTTGTGTTCAAAGGTCTCTAA